From the Lolium rigidum isolate FL_2022 chromosome 2, APGP_CSIRO_Lrig_0.1, whole genome shotgun sequence genome, one window contains:
- the LOC124688999 gene encoding G-type lectin S-receptor-like serine/threonine-protein kinase SD2-5, with the protein MGPVILFFLVLEAATPLLRMAQAAKYSSIAKPSTIWINSGVFFKGLDRSISTNVISDSDFELRIDAGFCCASSISTFACDKFLFALSIGSTDLITQQIVWSANRDRPVKENATLEFTTDGNLVLRDADGSHVWSSNSAGRSVAGMMITDIGNLVLFDHKKATVWQSFAHPTDTLVLGQSLVEGMRLTSNTFATNHFYITVQADGLYAFVESTPPQRYFSDLMAQNKIGHYPTKATFMNGSLTTFGQPRPDYVSSITLPTAISTIQYMRLDSDGYLRLYEWSWSSQAWIIAFNVMYMLDVCDYPTVCGEYGICIQGQCVCPLENDSSSSYFKLVDERKPNLGCAPVTPISCQEMRHHRLLTLPNISYFDDSHMAMNATSTDDCKQACLKNCSCMAVLIRYNWIAPHGDCVWVTKVFSLKSIQPNNDYNSSAYIKVQLSSSNENKMKVQRNPSNENKRKVMLGATLGAATALVLFINVVALYKQRRRKYELQDEEFDFDQFHGIPTRYSFEKLSECTKGFRKKLGEGGFGSVFEGKLGENRVAVKRLESARQGKKEFLAEVETIGSIEHINLVRLIGFCVEKSERLLVYEYMSRGSLDRWIYYQDNNAPLKWCTRCSIILDIAKGLCYLHEECRRKIAHLDIKPQNILLDDNFNAKVADFGLCKPIDRDQSKVVTMMRGTPGYLAPEWLTSRITEKVDVYSFGVVIMEIISGRKNIDNSQREENVQLINLLREKAQNDQLVDLIDKHSDDMVSHHEEVVQMMKLAIWCLQHDSIQRPSMSIVIKVLEGAISIQTFDANSLMFVQDNPSTYSVPSQASILSGPR; encoded by the coding sequence ATGGGTCCTGTCATTCTCTTCTTCCTCGTGCTTGAAGCTGCAACACCGCTGCTCCGTATGGCACAGGCCGCGAAATATTCTTCTATAGCCAAACCCTCAACAATTTGGATCAACAGCGGCGTTTTCTTCAAAGGCCTCGACCGCAGCATCAGCACTAATGTTATATCTGACTCTGACTTTGAGCTTCGGATTGATGCAGGGTTCTGTTGTGCCTCCTCTATATCGacatttgcttgtgacaagttcctTTTTGCGTTATCCATTGGCAGCACCGACTTGATCACTCAACAGATTGTCTGGTCTGCAAACCGGGATCGCCCTGTCAAAGAGAATGCCACCCTTGAATTCACCACAGATGGAAACTTGGTCCTCCGCGATGCTGATGGTAGCCACGTCTGGTCAAGCAATAGTGCAGGTCGATCTGTAGCTGGCATGATGATCACAGATATCGGCAATCTAGTGTTGTTTGATCACAAGAAGGCAACTGTGTGGCAGTCCTTTGCTCATCCTACTGACACATTGGTCCTTGGGCAGTCACTTGTGGAAGGTATGAGACTCACATCAAATACTTTTGCAACAAATCATTTCTATATCACTGTACAAGCCGATGGATTATATGCTTTTGTTGAATCCACACCACCACAGCGCTACTTTTCGGATCTCATGGCACAAAACAAGATAGGACATtatccaacaaaggctacatTCATGAATGGAAGCCTCACCACCTTTGGGCAGCCAAGGCCAGATTATGTTAGTAGTATTACATTGCCAACTGCTATATCCACAATCCAGTACATGAGGTTAGATTCAGATGGATACCTGAGACTGTATGAATGGTCATGGTCTAGTCAAGCCTGGATAATAGCATTTAATGTAATGTACATGTTGGATGTTTGTGATTACCCAACAGTCTGTGGGGAGTATGGTATATGCATACAGGGGCAATGTGTCTGTCCACTTGAGAATGATTCAAGTTCAAGCTACTTCAAACTAGTGGATGAACGGAAGCCAAATCTTGGTTGCGCACCAGTAACTCCAATCTCGTGTCAAGAAATGCGACACCATCGGCTCTTGACCCTTCCCAACATCTCTTACTTCGACGACAGCCACATGGCTATGAATGCAACAAGCACTGATGACTGTAAGCAAGCCTGCTTGAAGAATTGTTCATGCATGGCCGTTTTGATTAGGTATAACTGGATTGCTCCCCATGGAGATTGTGTGTGGGTGACTAAGGTCTTTTCCTTGAAATCAATACAACCTAATAATGATTACAACTCCTCTGCTTATATTAAGGTGCAACTTAGCTCCTCTAATGAAAACAAAATGAAGGTGCAGCGCAACCCCTCTAATGAAAACAAAAGGAAGGTGATGTTAGGTGCTACACTTGGTGCTGCTACTGCTCTTGTATTGTTTATCAATGTTGTTGCTCTTTATAAACAAAGGAGGAGAAAGTATGAATTGCAAGATGAAGAATTTGATTTTGATCAATTCCATGGAATTCCAACGAGGTATTCTTTTGAGAAGTTGAGCGAATGCACAAAAGGGTTCAGAAAGAAGCTTGGAGAAGGTGGGTTTGGATCAGTTTTTGAAGGAAAATTGGGTGAAAACAGAGTTGCAGTGAAACGTCTAGAAAGCGCTAGACAAGGAAAGAAAGAATTCTTGGCAGAGGTCGAGACTATTGGTAGCATTGAGCACATCAATCTTGTCAGGCTGATTGGATTTTGTGTAGAAAAGTCTGAGAGGCTTCTGGTATATGAATATATGTCAAGAGGGTCGCTGGACAGGTGGATCTATTACCAAGATAATAATGCCCCTCTTAAATGGTGCACACGCTGCAGTATCATTCTGGATATTGCCAAAGGCCTATGCTATCTTCATGAGGAGTGTAGGCGAAAAATTGCTCATTTGGATATCAAACCCCAAAATATTCTCCTCGACGACAACTTCAATGCCAAAGTGGCTGACTTTGGACTGTGCAAGCCGATAGACAGGGATCAAAGCAAGGTAGTGACTATGATGAGAGGAACACCTGGATATCTAGCACCTGAATGGTTGACATCGCGGATCACTGAAAAAGTTGATGTCTATAGCTTTGGAGTTGTCATCATGGAAATAATAAGTGGAAGAAAAAACATTGACAACTCCCAACGCGAGGAGAATGTTCAGCTCATAAATCTATTACGAGAAAAAGCTCAAAACGATCAATTGGTTGATCTGATTGACAAGCATAGTGATGATATGGTCTCACACCATGAGGAAGTAGTTCAAATGATGAAGCTCGCAATATGGTGCCTACAACATGACAGCATTCAAAGGCCTTCAATGTCAATCGTGATCAAGGTATTAGAAGGTGCGATTAGCATACAGACTTTTGATGCAAATTCACTCATGTTTGTTCAAGATAATCCGTCAACATATTCAGTTCCATCTCAAGCATCTATATTATCTGGCCCAAGGTGA
- the LOC124693593 gene encoding protein FAR-RED IMPAIRED RESPONSE 1-like, with amino-acid sequence MKEKGSKPHAQAAAAAAVPHPRAQPGEEHVSALVKAIAGFAKRKTEAVVNPKLGSSFVSLGEAYEIYNIYSWESGFGIRYGESSLDSQGSKCMQKFVCACEGKPTKYNNSPLSCECTASIRLLRSTDSGWYVCEHQVGHNHTLSRACKEKLSWRSHTSINKNTRDLIRQLRENNVPVIAEIGAENPQFDDFRNTMETFTKIRVKDPLFNYTFQIDNDCRVTTLLWTSIQNSTHYHSFGDVITFDTTYRSNMYEIPFGLFVGVNNNFETILLGGVLMTDEKVDSFKWVFSQFFQLMGGKQPQTILTDRCGAIEDAIQEVLPSTTHRWCKWQVLGMAKDFLGSHYTKESMFRVEFHRILNDMLTTDEFERAWEMLLQKYGLENHPFLMQIYEVRHKWVKAYFSDTFCAKQTSTQKCESARHLLKEYVPWDCSMELFVKQYEKLRSDQDLEDDFEEKSTSINEVVLRTNLPIEKHASEVYTRAVYELFVQTIYESEPYVVEAVIPNLKYKAWCPNSETREKWSRVEYEVNVREEGEAFMCVCKQFEHTGMLCCHAVKVMVHLGVHEIPRSHIVPRWTVEPLRCWMHRAHPQKDTCWRCRRFALYDKGIKIMRRASRDDRSFEIAMKHMDRMQEIVSQMPDV; translated from the exons gGCGCAGCCAGGAGAAGAACATGTTAGCGCACTGGTGAAGGCGATTGCTGGGTTCGCCAAAAGGAAAACTGAGGCCGTGGTCAATCCAAAGTTGGGGAGTAGCTTTGTTTCTCTTGGCGAGGCCTATGAGATCTACAACATTTATTCCTGGGAATCTGGTTTTGGAATTAGGTACGGCGAGAGCAGTCTGGATTCTCAAGGAAGTAAATGCATGCAGAAATTTGTTTGTGCGTGTGAG GGGAAACCAACCAAGTACAACAATTCACCCCTCAGCTGTGAATGCACGGCATCGATTCGTTTGCTGAGATCCACAGACAGTGGATGGTACGTGTGCGAACATCAAGTTGGGCATAATCACACACTTTCCAGGGCGTGTAAAGAGAAGTTATCCTGGCGGTCTCATACTAGTATCAACAAGAACACGAGGGACTTGATCCGCCAACTAAGAGAAAACAATGTGCCAGTCATTGCTGAAATTGGAGCAGAGAATCCACAGTTTGATGATTTTAGGAACACCATGGAAACCTTTACCAAGATCAGAGTAAAGGATCCACTGTTTAATTATACTTTTCAGATTGATAATGACTGTAGAGTAACGACGCTACTCTGGACCAGTATCCAGAACTCCACTCACTACCACTCCTTTGGCGATGTGATTACCTTCGATACCACCTACCGATCAAACATGTATGAAATACCATTTGGCCTTTTTGTTGGAGTCAACAATAACTTCGAGACCATATTGCTTGGCGGGGTGTTGATGACAGATGAGAAAGTGGACAGCTTCAAATGGGTGTTCAGCCAGTTTTTCCAATTAATGGGTGGGAAACAGCCCCAAACTATACTAACTG ATCGATGCGGAGCAATTGAGGATGCCATACAAGAGGTACTGCCATCCACCACACACAGATGGTGCAAGTGGCAGGTCCTTGGCATGGCAAAGGACTTCCTTGGTTCTCATTACACAAAAGAAAGTATGTTTCGAGTGGAATTCCACAGAATTTTGAATGACATGTTGACAACTGATGAGTTTGAAAGAGCATGGGAGATGCTGCTACAGAAGTATGGGTTGGAGAATCACCCATTTCTGATGCAAATCTATGAGGTGCGGCACAAGTGGGTTAAGGCATACTTCAGCGACACATTCTGTGCTAAACAGACTAGCACACAAAAGTGTGAGAGCGCGAGACACTTGCTAAAAGAATATGTTCCATGGGATTGCTCAATGGAACTTTTCGTCAAACAATACGAGAAACTGCGATCCGATCAAGACCTGGAAGACGATTTCGAGGAGAAGAGTACTAGTATA AATGAGGTTGTTCTGAGGACAAATCTACCAATAGAGAAGCATGCCAGCGAGGTGTACACAAGAGCTGTGTACGAACTGTTTGTACAAACCATATACGAATCTGAACCTTATGTAGTGGAGGCAGTAATCCCTAATTTGAAGTACAAAGCATGGTGTCCCAACAGTGAAACGAGAGAGAAATGGTCTAGGGTGGAATATGAGGTCAATGTCAGAGAAGAAGGTGAAGCGTTCATGTGTGTGTGTAAGCAATTTGAGCACACGGGAATGCTCTGCTGCCATGCTGTTAAG GTCATGGTCCACCTGGGCGTGCACGAGATACCAAGGTCTCATATCGTGCCACGGTGGACAGTCGAGCCGCTGCGCTGTTGGATGCATCGCGCTCATCCACAGAAAGACACTTGCTGGCGATGCAGGCGATTTGCGCTGTATGACAAGGGGATAAAGATAATGCGGCGtgcttctcgtgatgatcggtccTTCGAGATCGCCATGAAGCATATGGATCGGATGCAAGAAATCGTATCCCAGATGCCTGATGTCTGA